From the genome of Setaria viridis chromosome 1, Setaria_viridis_v4.0, whole genome shotgun sequence:
TAGCTTATTCTAAATAGCTCCTCGGCAGATTGTGTAGTAGCATTTGTGTCATCTAGGTtctcatcaaattgtttctttcttttaatttctctTCTTTTACGAAACGTTGTACCAATATCCATCTCAAGTGCAATCCCTTTGGCAATCTCTAATGCTTCTGAGAAACCAGTTTCCCTATAACCCTTGAAGAAAGAAATCAACCCTTCCACTTTCTCAATGGCAACATCAAtaagcatatcttttgcttgCAAGTGTTTGCTTACTAAATTAACGGCATATAATACCTCATACCAAATGACGATTGACAATATAAATTCATATTCTCCAAGTTCATTGTTTGCCAAGCCCTTAGCCTCACTGCTTGTTTTTGGATCATTATCAACATCAGATACCTGAAattgaaaggaagaaaatatgtGTTATAGTTGGAGATTGCCAAAATAAGTACATCATTATCAAATATCAGTACAAGTGTACAATAATATTGGGTACCTGAAGTAGAGCCTCTCGAATGTCTGTGCACTGAAATCTTATAGCTTTAACACTTTCAACACGACTCTCCCAACGTGTAGCTGATACTGACTTAAGAGTCAATCCTGATATGTTATCTTTCAGAATCTGCCATTTCTTGGTAGAATTAGCAAAAGTTGTATAGATGCGCTGGATGATTCCAAAGAAATCCTTAGCTTTACCACAAGTCTTAGCCATATCACAAAGTGTTAAATTAAGGCTATGGCAACCACAAGCAGAATAGAAAGCACGAGGATTTACATCCAAAAGTTTCTTTTTTACCCCTTTATGTTTCCCTTTCATATTTGACCCATTATCATAACCTTGTCCTCTCACATCATCTATATCAAGACCAAGGAGCTTTAGTTCATTCTCTAGCACGTCAAAAATTCCTTGCCCAGTTGTATCATTGACATCCAAAAATCCTATAAAGGATTCTTCTACGCGAACATCACTTGAAGATGAGTCAACATATCTTATAATTAAAGACATTTGTTCTTGGTGGCTTGCATCAGGAGTACAATCAAGTATGACAGAGAAGTACTTTGCactctttattttcttaataatttcAGACTTAATAGCAGAAGCAAGCAAATgtatcaactcattctgaatctTAAAATCAAGATAATGAGCTTGAGTTTCCTCACTTGTAATACGACGAACATGTTCTTGAATAATTGGGTCAAATTCAGCCAACATCTCTACCAATCCCAAGAAATTCCCATTGCTATCTTCATACATTTTGCTATTAGTCCCACGAAAAGCTAGATTATGCTTGGCAAGAAATTTAACAATGCAAACAATTCTGAACAAAACTTTTCTCCAatggtccttttctttctcgagTTGTCGTTGAGCATCTTTATCAATAGTTTGATCCTTTTGCAATCTACTACGCAACTCATACCAAGTTGTCATACTCAAAACATGATTTGGACTTGTCTCATGCTCTTTAAGTCTAATACCAAGATGTATCCAGTCATTAAACCCCTCATTTGCCAACTGACCTTTTCGATGGccttttgtaaataatttacaaCCAAAGCAAAAGACCTTGTCGAGTTCCTTAGAATAGACAAGCCAATCTCTATCACAATGCTCCCCATTTGATAAAATTCTTGTATAGAATAGTGCAGAAAACCTTCTGGAATATCTATCCTTAGGACCTTTTGTAATTGATAAATCTCTTGTAGGGCCCTTTTCTGCTAAAATATCAATTTGTTTATGATCAAGGGAATCCCAATATCTAGGATCAAATATATCAGGCTGAAAGGAATCATTAACATCTGCAACAATATTGTCATCATTAACTTCCTCAACCCCAACAATATTTTCTGTCTCTATCTGACCATCTGTAGGATCATTGTCATCATTATTATCAAGTGCAGCTCCCTGTCCTTGACCAAGTGATTGATTATCGGTGGACTCTTTTCTaacaaatttatccatagcacccttttgagattgagttaaatcctctattctttgttttttcttacgcTTTTGGTAACCAGATTCATACTTTCTAGACCGATTTGCAGAAGACATGACTACAACCTCAAATTGAAACACTAGATAATTCAGAACCGGAACAAAGATAACCGAACACCTAGATGGATCAATATAATATTAATCATCACTAATTAACATTTATTAACATATTAAAAATTAACTGAACCAGATTAGGTACCTGGACTCGTGGAGACTCGACGATCGATCCCAATTCACAAATTAATCGGCCGGCAGCAACGGCAAATTAATCACGCGGTGACGTCTACTGGTTGCTGCCTGCGCTGGTCGGCGGACGGATGAGAAAACCAAAAAGCGATCGCGTGGATGGGAGACAAGACGCGGAGGCATGCGAGACGGCGGAGTTAGGGCCTTGCGGAGACTGACCGAGCTAAATTGACTTGTTTTGCTTCCGGGTGCCTGATGGGCTGCAGGCAAGCTAAATTAACCTGTTTTGCTTCCGGGTGCCTGATGGGCTGCAGGCCTGCGTGTCTGCGTAGAAAATATTTTGGGCCCCTGGAAATTGGGGGCCCTGTACCGGCGTACCGGCTGCACGCCCATGCGCTCGGGCCTGGGTCCagtactccaccaacttctccACGAGCTCGTGGCCATGAGCCGGACGAtctcgccggcgagctcctcgaaccacctgctccgccgcggcggcgccgccctcggCCACCATCCGGACCAGGAACTGGCACCCGGCGAGGTGCCTGGAGACGCCGCTCATGGCGCCCCTCACGTCCTCCAGCCTCCTCCCGGTGTACGGGTCGCCGTGGCCACGGCCGGGCCCGGGGAAAGGGGCGTTCTGCAGGTCGCCGGCGTTGAGCTGCAGCTCCTGGCGCAGTGCCGCCCATGGTTCACCAAATCGTACAGGTGGCGCCTGCCGCGCGCGAGGAGGCTttcgccgcggccgcggtcgcggatgctgaGAGATGTCAGCGACCTGGAGATGAAGCTGTCAAGTTGCTCCATGTACCCGTCGAGCTGCGAGGGAAAGgtcgcaccgccgccgccgttgccacgATAATATAATAGAACTCGTGCCCGGCACCATTGTGCCAGCTGTTACCCGTACGTGCATGATGGGGCCCAGggatgccggcgccggcgccggtgaaaGGCGAGGGGAAGGGTGCGCTGCCACCGCCGTTGCCGGCTGGCCAGTAGCCCGGACCTGCATGCTGGGGCCCAGAGGTACCGGCGCCGGTGGAAGGCGATGGGAAGGATAAGCTGCCACCGCCGTTGCTGTGTGGCCAGTAGCCCGGACCTGCATGCTGGGGCCCAGGGGCACCGTCGCCGGTGAAAGGCGAGGGGAAGGGTGCGCTGCCACAGTCGTTGCCGGCTGGCCACTGGCCAGTAGCCCGGACCTGCATGCTGGGGCACGTACATGGGGGCATTCATGTGCGTTGAGGGAAAGTGTgtactgccgccgccgcccacgggaTTCTCCGGTAAGAAGCCCATAACGCCATCATAGCCACCACCACGTCTGTCAACGGCGCGGCTGCCGCCGTAGCTGGCTCCTCCGTTGCTGCTCCCGTAGCTTCCATCGCCGCCGCTTGTGGCAGTACCATCCCAGCCAACAGCACCAGCGgtgccgccgaggccgccgtaGCTGGCGCCTCCGTTGCTGCCCCCGTAGCTTCCACTGCCGCCGTTTCTACCAGCGGCGTTCCAGCCTAAGGGATCAGGAGTGCCGGCGCCGATTcagttgccgccgccaccatagcTAACGTAGCCGCCGTCGTAAGGATTGACGGACGGCTCCACGTACGAACGCAACGCCGCCGACGCTCAAGTAACCGGCCTGGTGGACTTGCCCGCGTTGAGATGGCTCAGCACCACCGCCGCTCATGGGGCTGTCAGGGCCATGCTCGTCGCGGTCGTCGACGACGACTTGCTTGCCCTTGGCAGATCGGTTCCCATCCGCCATGTTGGAGACAGGGAGGGACCAGAATCCCTAGCGGATTTATATCGTACATATGGGGTGGGGTGCGGTGGCCGTCGTAGCGTGCATGGACTGCGTTTAGATAGAGGGGTTCCCCTGGTTTAAATCTGGAAGCGGGGAAAAAAATTCTCCGCCGCACAGCGTGCCTGGTGCGACACCGACAAGATGCTCAACGCGTGGCAAGCTGATCCCATCAGGCGCACGCCCATCCGCTGGAGCCATCTCCCGTTGCGCCATTGAGAGCCGATGCCGTAACATCCATCATCGAAGCCGGCTCTCCTTCCGCTCTTTCCGGAGATTGAAGGCAGCTCCGTCAAAATCGAGCTGCCCCAATCCTCGTTGCGTGCAAAGTTCTGCCGCAATCTCTATCACGTTCGTGCCCGCCATCCATGAAGATTTAACGCGGGGCAATCGAATGCAGATGAGATGAGAGCACGATCCATCATCTTCTGCCATCAACGATCATGGCGGAGCTAGACATCCACACCGTGATTACATCCACCCTAACTATCGAGATGCATCGGTTATTGCTCGAAAATAAAATGCATTCTAATGAAGCATCAAATTCCTCAACAGTTGAGGAGTAGCATGCTTTGAGGATTTTTAATTGAACTGTAGGATCCATTCGCACTGTTTTAGTGATTCTGAACAATTTCTGACTTCACAAAGCTAGTAGATTGAACATCGTGTGATGAGATGATGCCTGATCTGACCACCCCTTCCAGCCTGCAATTTTCATCTTCTCTACGGAAACTTGAGAGAACACCAGATGCACCTCCAAGAAGCACCGTCTTGATTGATATCTGGCAAATTCAGAAGCCGAAGTTATATCTCAAAGGCTAAACACTGCAAGCATTGTCATCGACACACAAATGTCTCCCCTGCTTAATCTTAGATATATTCCAACAACAGTATTGTTGCCCAATCATACATCCGTCCAGAGATCAATTTTCTGACCATCAAAGTAGCCCTTTACAGAATTACAGTctgcatttcctttttttttttgtgcatgtTCACCCTACAAGACTGATGGTTTCTGGAGACCATCAAGCTTGCAGCTCGCTCGGCGGAGCGCTGTGCCGGCACTGCTCGCCCCCTGCCGCTCGCGCAGACCACCGCTAGGCTGCATAGCTCGACGACCCGCCGCTGCCTCTCGCTCTTGCTGCCTGTGGCGCCTCCGTTCGATTCAAACAAGAGCACGCCACACGCCCCCGCCCGCGTTTTTAGCTTTCTGGTGCGGTTCTGATGAGGGATGGAGAAGAGCAGCAAAATTCCACTCTGTTGGGTTTGCTTCGCCGCTGCCCGTCTGCTGGAGTGGAGATACAGTCTGTGGCATAAATTTTGAAGCATACATAATTTGTTGGTATACAAAAGACGGCTGTGGAGATACGGGTAAAGGGAAACAGATGTTACAGATGTTTTTTTGACTTCAACGAAACGGATTGAATTATTGCAACAAGGGCTTTTGGCGCGACTTGTTGAAGCTGCACAATGCAGTTTATGCGTAGtgttttcaacttttttttttatgcaactagtgtttcaactttcaacttgGTTTGCATTTTGAGCAACATGAGAACGAAattcaacaaaaaaataatgacaAAATCTCAGCGACCTTTTTTTATGCAGATGCCGGCAACGGTTACGGGCAACTCACCCTTCACAATCTCAGCGACAGTGCGACACGCACACGATGCAACATGTCTGGTAGCTGACATCGCATATCCACATTGCACCTCTAGCCAAAGCCAAGCAATGCTCACCGCCAGTAAATGGAAAATTGTGTTGAGATTGACCTACTGATATAGGCTATCTGACTCTCTCTGTTAGGAGATCAATTTGGAGTTTCGATCATCCGGCCATCTGTAGTCTTCGTTTGAATTTTGAAACCGCGGTAAGTTCTCTGTTCCGCTTTGCGCGGCGCCTTCTTCCAACTGTATGAAGATGTTCAACAAGTGAAGCAGCGTTTATTTGTGTCGAGGAATCTGCGATGGGAGGACGGAACGGAAGAGGGTACCAGCTTTGGGGGGCCCGTTGGCGGAGTTTCCACTGGCAGAAAGAGCTTCATGTTCTGCTTCTGCAGAAGAATACTGCGCTCGAAAGCGCAGCAACCGCAAGTGCTCGACCACCTGAAATGCTGAGCATTTAGCTGCATTCAGCTCATGTGCAGACGCCAGGAGATCTCCAAACCCTTTCAGAACACACTTCGATATATTCAGAATGACAATGCGCTCTTACAAGCACGGACCGGCATCACCGGCAGGCACATAGTCCAGACCTTGTAGATGTATGCAGTTCAGTTCGCAAAAATAAGATCAACTCGAATCAAATAGATTTCTCAGCCGCATACCAAATGAATTTGTCAAAAGTACAAATTCCGATCACTGAACAGGCAGTAGCCAGAACAAATAAGATCCGCAAAACATCTAAGATCGGCAGTCTGATCAAAAGCAACGCGGAACCGAATCACAACACAGCACGAGCGCCACACGAATCCCAAACATTTTCTGGGCATGAATCAGGTGCAGAATGTGACAAATTGAGACCACCACGCATGTAAGCATCAAACGAGATATCAGCGAACAAACAAGAATAATACCAGCTCTTGATGATTTGTATTAAAAGCAGATGACACAGCTCTTAAAACAAGAGTTCAGATGTCCAAATCGTTCACTTCTCTCCTTGGCTCACACTTGAAAATTGTTCTAATCTCCTAGCAAGCCCATAACCAAGCACAAATTTTAAACCATAGCCCAAAATGTTGAACATAAAGCTCCAGATGCCGAACTGCATCATATTTAGTGGGATTTGACGTACTCCTGCACTATGTTAAGGCCCTCAGATTCTTCACCGTAGTCCTACAATTGAAACAAAGAAGACAAACGTCAGTTTTGCCTGTATAAACCAAGACAGATTTTCTTAAGGTATAAACCATGATAGGTGTTTGTAGTAATTTAGAAGGAAATCGATCTGTTACCTTGACAACGACACAGGAGCAGCCCACAACCTTCCTTGCCTTGCCCTCAGAGTCAATCTTGCAAAGCTGCAATAAACGGATAACAGGCAAAGCTTGTTAACTTAAAACTAGTACAAAAGGCAAGGTGGAGATCATGCTGAGCAGATTAAAGGTTAATACACAAGACAAGATCATGCTCAGCAAATTAAAGCTTAATGCACGGGACAACTATAACTGAATGTATAGGCATACAAGCATTCGAAAACAGCAGGGCAGTCACCACTGCCAAAATAGGTGGAGCAATGCAAATCACCAACTAAATGTTAACTTGGAGCATCCAGAGGACAGCACTAACAGTCACACTTTGTAAAATAAGAAGCATCTTCTAAGAAGCATTATTTTAACTCACCCCAGCCCACTCGCCAAGAGTTTTGGCACTAGGCACAGTAACCAGATGAACATTGTGCTCAGAGCACAGTGCCTTCACCAGTTTGACATAATCAGGCTGGTCACAGTCCTCAGCAAGCACGCAAAGCTGGGCAGCATGCTTCTCGATGACCTTGGCTGACTCACGAAGGCCCTTCACAAGCCCATCATGAGCACTTGACTTCTTCATGACGAGCTGCAGGGCAGTCATCAAGTCCATCGGCTCCCCAAGAACCGGGGTAGGTGCCTCAACCGCAACCGGGGTCTCCTGATCCCTGCAAAGCACAAAATCATGGTGAACATATGCACAGGGCATGGAAAGACTAAACAACAGCATCTCTAGACAAAACTACCAAGCCAAAAGAAAATATGCCAACAAATTCCCGCTGTACAGATCTAGATATTCAGAACTTTTTTTGCAGTTGGGTTAAACTAGCCATCGACAAGCAAACAGTCATAAGGCCACCCAAGAATAATAGCATAAAGTTCCATTCCATTCTTCATGAGACCGAGTCTGTATCAAATAGAAACCAGAATAACCTCCCTCTTCGGCAAACTAGAGTAACAAAGATAAATCTAAAGAAAACAACCTGATTTTGAGGTCTGAACTGCACTGGAAGTAATTTAGAACCATTTCTGATTGATGCCACAACGTGATAAGCTGTTATTATCCAAACAATCGATTCAGACTACAAATCCACCTAACAGTACAAGAAAAACAACATGGATGCGCTCTGCCGGAAACGTTTCTCCCCCAGATCAAGACCACCAGCGTGCCTTACTCGATTACATTGTACAACTAATCCACCATGCCACGGGCCCGCAATTATCGAAGAGCGCAGGGAAACATCAATATACCCCAACGATTCAAGACAAACTTGTACACCAGCTGGGTATACTAGCACAAAAGGCAAGATTTGGGTGAGAGAACTTACGCCATCTCCTGCGCTCCGAGGAACTGGCCGACTGCGAAGGAATACCTGGGAGCAGGCAAGCGGAACGAACGTTAGTACAAATTAGCGAGGGATGCttgagagggaggaggaggaggaaggtcaGGAGCGCGCCGCCACCTCGAGGGGTTGGAGAGCGAAGGGAAGCACCGTGCGGCTAGGGTTTTCGCGAGGGGAGGAGACGGCTGGGTGCTGGTGGACTTATATCTGAAGTCGGGCCATTTGGGCCTTAGTGGGTTTCATGTTTTACCAGGCCGGGGCCTCTCAGTTGTTTTGTTGGAGCGAAAAAAATAGGCTGAGGCCCAAATGAGGGAGAAATAGGCCTAGGAACCTAGCGAATTTGATATAGGCCCAAATTGGTTTAGGATTAGCGTAAGTCACGTTGGTATTGCTTTAGAAGTTTTTTTATATAGAACGACGCACAATGCGTGTTTCATTGATATATCAGACTACAGTCCTGTGAGGCTATAGGTAGGAAAAGGAAatgataagaaaagaaaaacaaaaaagatttGTTAGGATATCAACGTAGGTCACCACTCAACTAAAAATCGGCACAcacgaccggttggattgggacgtcaatGCGGCCTCCCCAATCCACTCGCCATAGCGGCATTCACCAATATTCACGCTCATCGATTTGCCGAAACCTCCAAGTATGGTCCTGTGTCGACAGGGAACCGATAGAAACAGACTGTACCGCACTGAAGGCCACTACCATACGGGATCCTCCGCCGTAGtaccgctgcaacaccacactccaacTGATGGAGTGATACCACCAAATCCGGActtctcgcaggctgcctcgcagtcaccaccacgataacacaaagCGTGGGGGTCTCGCCACATCCGCCATTGGACTCCATctcgctctcgtcgcctcgaaAAAACACCGCGCGGGGGCCTTGTCTCGCCCGCCACGGTACTTCACATCACGAATCCGTTTCTTTTATCGCCgtcagagtggtgagcaatgcTGCCCCACTTCACCAGATCTCCATCGATCAACCAAGCAGCCGCCACAAGTCGACTttgcctcgttgcttcacccgcgcAAACGCCTTCACCGTCAAGTCAGCAAACTAGAGAAGTTGCTTGCGCCACCTTtcgacgatgtaccgcaccgggtAGCCCAGCCAAGCTGATCAACCCGCCGTGGTCCACTGCAAACCTACTTGTCCCACGCTgccgttgccgcaagcgccGTCCTCCGACACAGTCCACGCCGCTCTGActgttgccaagcaacgccagctgccgcggtccgctgcaagcagccaaaacTGACAACCATGCGACACCCCTGGCCGCCACATTCCTACGATCACCTCCACATGACCTCGGCAACACCCATCCAACTTTCCACGCAGCGGAAATGCTACCACCAGCTGCGGCCGCCCATGACCAATGGACCAGCAATGCTACGAACTGAGATAGGTCTttagagacgacgcctccaaggagggcacgacgccaatggcgccgccgtcgctcgttCAACAGGGTTTTCACCTAAAGGACCCTGTGCAGCAGGGTTGTAGCTCAGAAGTGACGCCCCCCAACAGGGAGAACGATGCTCTAGGATGCCGTCATCAATTCCATCAGCAAGCGC
Proteins encoded in this window:
- the LOC117858579 gene encoding uncharacterized protein, translated to MSSANRSRKYESGYQKRKKKQRIEDLTQSQKGAMDKFVRKESTDNQSLGQGQGAALDNNDDNDPTDGQIETENIVGVEEVNDDNIVADVNDSFQPDIFDPRYWDSLDHKQIDILAEKGPTRDLSITKGPKDRYSRRFSALFYTRILSNGEHCDRDWLVYSKELDKVFCFGCKLFTKGHRKGQLANEGFNDWIHLGIRLKEHETSPNHVLSMTTWYELRSRLQKDQTIDKDAQRQLEKEKDHWRKVLFRIVCIVKFLAKHNLAFRGTNSKMYEDSNGNFLGLVEMLAEFDPIIQEHVRRITSEETQAHYLDFKIQNELIHLLASAIKSEIIKKIKSAKYFSVILDCTPDASHQEQMSLIIRYVDSSSSDVRVEESFIGFLDVNDTTGQGIFDVLENELKLLGLDIDDVRGQGYDNGSNMKGKHKGVKKKLLDVNPRAFYSACGCHSLNLTLCDMAKTCGKAKDFFGIIQRIYTTFANSTKKWQILKDNISGLTLKSVSATRWESRVESVKAIRFQCTDIREALLQVSDVDNDPKTSSEAKGLANNELGEYEFILSIVIWYEVLYAVNLVSKHLQAKDMLIDVAIEKVEGLISFFKGYRETGFSEALEIAKGIALEMDIGTTFRKRREIKRKKQFDENLDDTNATTQSAEELFRISYFLPIVDQAISSLTTRFEQYQSYQQNFGFLFTSETLQSLDDTSLKSSCDNLGAVLTKDGKSDVDANDLYVELKFLQHFIPKENMGPIEILKFLKRHDCFPNASIAYRILLTIPVTVASAERSFSKLKLLKSYLRSTMTQQRLNDLATIALESGLLEKIDYEHIIEDFISRNTKRMKYFN
- the LOC117858590 gene encoding small ribosomal subunit protein eS12, which produces MADQETPVAVEAPTPVLGEPMDLMTALQLVMKKSSAHDGLVKGLRESAKVIEKHAAQLCVLAEDCDQPDYVKLVKALCSEHNVHLVTVPSAKTLGEWAGLCKIDSEGKARKVVGCSCVVVKDYGEESEGLNIVQEYVKSH